A single candidate division KSB1 bacterium DNA region contains:
- the mutS gene encoding DNA mismatch repair protein MutS codes for MKQYLRLKAQYRDAILFFRMGDFYEMFYDDAKIAAQVLGIALTSRAHGKAANVPLAGFPHHALESYLTKMVKAGYKVAICEQVEDPKKAKVVVKRDVLEVVTPGTVLTDGLLETKRNNFLVAVYLKGQTFGLAAADVSTGDFVAGEFPTSQLREQVARAEPAELLVSEEQLSYVVEQLGPGLQAMVSKCEEWIFHREYAYEVLTQHFGTTSLRGFGCEDLDAGVSAAGAVVHYLKETQKNELKHLNRLARLNEADYLGLDAATRRNLELVAPMNPGGARATLLSVLDRTLTPMGGRMLVQWLLRPLTNKSAIERRLDAVEELVAHGELRQKLRDLLRRVGDLERLMARVNTGRANARDLNALMRTLTLVPELRTTLAPLESAQLCHIRDGLEELRPLVEELKRALVDDPPLLLTEGGIIRAGYSKELDELRAIAFSGKDWIAKLQTRERERTGIPSLKVNYNKVFGYYIEVTKPHLSKVPPDYVRKQTTVGAERFITPELKEYEEKVLGAEEKIAVLEYELFDQLRKRTALQTEVVQLDARLIAELDCLVSLAEVAVNNRYVRPEINESTAIRLKDSRHPVIERLLPAGQAFVPNDLFIDSSSDQILIITGPNMAGKSTYLRQVGLIVIMAQMGSFVPAAEAHIGIVDKIFTRVGASDNLAGGESTFLTEMNETANILNNATPRSLILLDEIGRGTSTFDGLSIAWAVAEFLHNTPRLAAKTMFATHYHELTELALILPRVKNYNVAVKEWGDRIVFLRKIVEGGCDHSYGIHVAQLAGLPKEVIDRAKEILANLEAEALTPTEEPKIALRRPSSEERAQQLQLDIFAAQERQLAEELRNIDVNNLTPLQALNKLFELKKKVDGEKP; via the coding sequence ATGAAGCAGTACCTGCGCCTGAAAGCGCAGTACCGCGATGCCATCCTCTTTTTCCGCATGGGCGATTTTTACGAAATGTTCTACGACGATGCCAAAATCGCGGCCCAGGTGCTGGGTATTGCGCTGACCAGCCGGGCGCACGGCAAGGCAGCCAATGTGCCGCTGGCAGGTTTTCCTCACCACGCCTTGGAGAGCTATCTGACGAAAATGGTGAAAGCGGGGTACAAGGTGGCCATCTGCGAGCAAGTCGAAGACCCCAAGAAGGCCAAGGTGGTGGTGAAGCGGGATGTATTGGAAGTGGTCACCCCCGGCACAGTGCTCACCGATGGGCTACTAGAGACCAAGCGCAACAATTTCTTGGTGGCCGTATATCTCAAAGGTCAAACGTTTGGGCTGGCCGCTGCCGACGTGTCCACCGGTGACTTTGTTGCCGGCGAATTCCCCACGAGCCAGCTCAGGGAACAGGTGGCGCGCGCCGAACCTGCCGAGTTGTTGGTCAGCGAGGAGCAGTTGTCCTATGTTGTGGAACAACTCGGGCCCGGCCTGCAGGCCATGGTTTCAAAGTGTGAGGAATGGATTTTTCATCGCGAGTATGCCTACGAGGTCTTGACGCAACATTTCGGCACCACCTCCTTGCGGGGATTTGGCTGTGAAGACCTTGACGCAGGGGTGTCGGCAGCCGGCGCAGTAGTGCACTATCTCAAGGAGACACAAAAGAACGAGCTTAAACACCTCAACCGGCTGGCGCGCCTCAACGAAGCGGACTACCTGGGACTGGATGCGGCGACGCGGCGAAATTTGGAGCTGGTGGCGCCGATGAACCCAGGGGGGGCCAGGGCCACGCTCCTTTCGGTCCTCGATCGAACGTTGACCCCTATGGGTGGACGCATGTTGGTGCAATGGCTTCTCCGGCCCCTGACCAACAAGTCTGCCATCGAGCGTCGCCTGGACGCGGTGGAGGAGCTGGTGGCGCACGGGGAACTGCGGCAAAAGCTGCGTGACTTGTTACGTCGCGTTGGCGACCTGGAACGCTTGATGGCCAGGGTGAACACAGGCCGGGCCAACGCCCGCGACCTCAACGCCTTAATGCGCACCCTGACTCTTGTCCCGGAGCTGCGCACCACCTTGGCTCCCCTGGAAAGTGCCCAGCTGTGTCACATCCGCGATGGACTCGAGGAGCTTCGCCCGTTGGTGGAGGAGCTGAAGCGGGCCTTAGTGGATGACCCACCGCTTCTCCTCACCGAGGGGGGGATCATCCGCGCCGGTTACAGCAAAGAGCTGGACGAGCTGCGCGCCATCGCCTTTTCCGGCAAGGATTGGATTGCCAAACTCCAGACGCGCGAGCGCGAGCGCACGGGCATCCCCTCCCTCAAGGTGAACTACAACAAGGTGTTCGGATACTACATCGAGGTCACCAAGCCACATCTCTCCAAAGTGCCCCCAGACTATGTGCGCAAGCAAACCACCGTTGGGGCGGAGCGGTTTATTACTCCTGAGCTAAAGGAGTACGAGGAGAAAGTCCTCGGGGCGGAAGAGAAAATTGCGGTGTTAGAGTACGAGCTGTTTGATCAGCTCCGCAAGCGCACAGCCCTCCAGACCGAAGTCGTGCAACTCGACGCCAGACTCATTGCTGAACTGGACTGCCTGGTTAGCCTTGCGGAGGTGGCGGTCAACAACCGCTACGTCCGCCCAGAAATCAACGAGTCCACCGCCATTCGGCTCAAGGACAGTCGGCACCCGGTGATCGAGCGACTGCTGCCCGCAGGGCAGGCCTTTGTCCCGAACGACCTGTTTATCGACAGTTCCAGCGACCAGATTCTGATCATCACCGGGCCAAACATGGCGGGCAAGTCCACCTACCTGCGGCAGGTAGGTCTCATTGTGATCATGGCGCAGATGGGCAGCTTTGTGCCGGCCGCGGAGGCTCACATCGGCATTGTGGACAAGATCTTCACCCGCGTCGGCGCCTCCGACAACCTGGCAGGAGGGGAAAGCACCTTCTTGACGGAAATGAACGAGACGGCGAACATATTGAACAACGCCACACCTCGCAGCCTCATTTTGCTGGACGAAATCGGGCGTGGTACCAGCACCTTTGACGGGCTGTCAATCGCGTGGGCGGTAGCGGAGTTTCTCCACAATACCCCCCGGCTGGCCGCGAAGACGATGTTTGCCACGCATTACCACGAACTTACAGAGCTGGCGCTGATTTTACCTCGGGTGAAGAACTACAACGTTGCCGTCAAAGAGTGGGGCGACAGAATCGTGTTCCTGCGCAAGATTGTTGAAGGGGGATGTGACCACAGCTACGGCATCCACGTGGCGCAGCTGGCAGGCTTGCCCAAGGAGGTTATCGACCGGGCGAAGGAGATTCTAGCCAACTTGGAGGCCGAGGCCCTGACCCCCACCGAGGAGCCCAAGATTGCGCTGCGGCGACCGTCTTCCGAGGAGAGGGCACAGCAGCTGCAGTTGGACATCTTTGCCGCCCAGGAACGACAGCTGGCGGAAGAACTCCGCAACATCGACGTGAATAACCTCACGCCGCTCCAGGCTTTGAACAAACTCTTCGAGTTGAAGAAGAAGGTTGATGGCGAAAAGCCGTAA
- a CDS encoding PorV/PorQ family protein, with amino-acid sequence MLAQNMAKVVVTILLLAQAVLAGQWRVGKYAGEFMSVGVGARALGMGGAHVAVAKDVTAGYWNPAGLAWVTFPQLAAMHAERFAGVVNYDYVGAALPLGHALAVGLTITRTAVDDIPITTRLRNPELALGELYTENGVVVRNTPYIEKYVTDAEWVWAVSVARARSSSISYGATAKVVHKGVGSFAAWGVGFDLGARWNPIEHLVIGGVVQDVTTTVLVWDSTGTREFVLPTAKWGLAYPLSVRWLRGTITPAVDVDIKFEGRKSAAQMSLGQASADWHFGIEYAFRQAVALRAGSDVGRLTFGLGVRLPQLDVDYAYLSHDQLGATHRISLQLTIQKEKFGRREK; translated from the coding sequence GTGTTAGCGCAGAACATGGCAAAAGTGGTCGTGACCATCCTTCTGCTGGCGCAAGCGGTGTTGGCCGGCCAGTGGAGGGTGGGCAAGTACGCAGGCGAGTTCATGAGTGTGGGCGTGGGGGCCCGCGCCCTGGGCATGGGAGGGGCGCACGTGGCCGTGGCCAAGGACGTGACAGCTGGCTATTGGAACCCGGCCGGCTTGGCATGGGTGACCTTCCCCCAGCTGGCAGCCATGCACGCGGAGCGCTTTGCCGGCGTAGTCAACTATGACTATGTCGGAGCGGCCCTCCCTCTGGGCCATGCGCTGGCGGTTGGCCTCACCATCACCCGCACAGCCGTAGATGACATCCCCATCACCACGCGACTGCGCAACCCGGAGCTGGCCCTTGGCGAGCTGTACACGGAAAACGGCGTGGTGGTGCGCAACACGCCTTATATCGAGAAGTATGTCACCGACGCCGAGTGGGTGTGGGCCGTGTCGGTGGCGCGAGCACGCTCCAGCTCCATCTCCTACGGCGCGACGGCCAAAGTAGTGCATAAGGGCGTGGGTTCATTTGCTGCCTGGGGGGTGGGATTCGACCTGGGCGCGCGGTGGAATCCGATCGAGCATCTGGTCATTGGAGGCGTGGTGCAGGATGTGACCACCACGGTGTTGGTGTGGGACTCAACGGGTACGCGGGAGTTTGTCTTGCCCACCGCCAAGTGGGGCCTGGCCTACCCGTTGTCTGTTCGCTGGCTCCGCGGGACCATCACCCCGGCGGTGGATGTGGACATCAAGTTCGAGGGGAGGAAGAGCGCCGCGCAGATGAGTCTAGGGCAAGCAAGCGCTGACTGGCATTTTGGGATAGAGTATGCATTCCGCCAGGCGGTGGCCCTGCGCGCCGGCAGCGACGTGGGCCGTCTTACCTTCGGCCTTGGAGTAAGGTTACCCCAGCTGGATGTCGACTATGCCTACCTGAGCCATGACCAGCTCGGTGCCACGCATCGCATCTCTCTTCAGCTTACCATCCAGAAAGAAAAGTTTGGGCGGCGAGAAAAATGA
- a CDS encoding NAD(+)/NADH kinase, giving the protein MKLGIVANTTKPMVREVVPRLVRWLGKHHTPFLLADDIRQVVDVSVPASSWAAVEELGRRSDVVIALGGDGTFLSVARTVGHLGVPILGVNLGGLGFLAEVRIEELFPCLEDVLSGQYDVIERMLLRATVSDEPGHVFHALNDVVIDRGGSPRIIAIRTYVDDVYFNTYVADGLIIATPTGSTAYSLAAGGPIVIPTMRVLIITPLCPHSLGARPVVIPPDSVVRVSASSEEERINLTADGQTGCVLRSGQEVEIRAADYPVRWIATRRRRFYEVLRLKLHWGEELRPV; this is encoded by the coding sequence GTGAAGCTGGGCATCGTCGCCAACACCACCAAGCCGATGGTGCGCGAGGTCGTCCCCCGCCTGGTGCGTTGGCTGGGCAAGCACCACACCCCTTTCCTATTGGCAGACGACATCCGGCAGGTCGTGGACGTGAGCGTACCGGCCTCAAGTTGGGCCGCGGTGGAAGAGCTGGGGCGAAGAAGCGACGTGGTAATCGCCTTGGGTGGGGACGGTACCTTTCTTTCCGTGGCCAGGACGGTGGGGCACCTGGGGGTACCGATCCTGGGCGTCAACCTTGGTGGCCTGGGCTTCCTCGCCGAGGTGCGCATCGAAGAACTCTTCCCATGCCTGGAGGACGTGCTCAGCGGGCAGTACGACGTGATCGAACGGATGTTGTTGCGCGCCACCGTGAGTGACGAGCCCGGTCACGTATTTCACGCGCTCAATGATGTGGTCATCGACAGAGGCGGCTCGCCCCGCATCATCGCGATTCGTACCTATGTGGACGATGTCTACTTCAACACCTATGTGGCCGACGGGCTCATCATCGCCACCCCCACCGGTTCTACGGCCTACTCCTTGGCAGCCGGCGGGCCGATTGTCATCCCCACCATGCGCGTGCTCATCATCACCCCCCTCTGTCCGCATTCGCTCGGGGCTCGTCCCGTGGTCATCCCTCCGGACAGCGTGGTGCGGGTGAGCGCCAGCAGTGAGGAGGAGCGGATCAATCTCACCGCCGACGGCCAGACGGGGTGTGTGTTGCGCAGCGGCCAGGAGGTGGAGATCCGTGCCGCTGACTATCCGGTGCGTTGGATTGCTACGCGCCGCCGACGTTTCTATGAGGTCTTGAGGCTCAAGCTCCACTGGGGAGAAGAGCTGCGCCCAGTCTGA